The window AAAAGCAGTGGGAATGGCGAGAGTGGTGCCGGTGGGGTCCTGCTTAAGGAAGGCGGGGCTCGTCACATCCCAGGCAGTATAGCCCCGGGCTTCAAAGGTAGCCCGCAGACCACCCGAGGGGAAACTGGACGCATCAGGTTCGCCCTTGATGAGTTCCTTCCCTGAAAATTCCATGATGACTTTGCCGTCCCCTGTGGGGGCGATAAAGGAATCGTGCTTCTCTGCAGTGAGCCCGGTGAGGGGCTGGAAAATATGGGTATAGTGGGAAGCGCCCTTGGAGATGGCCCAGTCCCGCATGGCCGCAGCCACTACCTCGGCTACTTCAAGGGTCAGCTCTTTTTCGCCATTCTGAACAGTTACAATTTCCTTGTAAATGTTTTTGGGCAAAAGCTGCCTCATAACCGCATTGGAAAAACAATTGGTACCGTACAGGTCCGCTACCGGGGTCTGGGTAAAATCGATACCCCCGCAGCAATCTTCAGAACAGCTCATAAAATCCTCCATATATTGACAGAATAAATAGTCCTACACATACTTAGCAAATACCGTGCCAAGACTGAAGATGGCTGCATAATTCTCGATATATCTCGTAACTACTTATATTATAATGAATTACAAAATCAGGAGAAAATAGGAGATATTAAGAATAGTGCGATAAAGTTACATCCATGTAGCTTATAATAAAAAACCTACAAAAATGTAGAGAGGTTATGCACGTTTATTGTACCGGGAAAGTCCACGCGGGAGCGAGTTCTTGGGTATGTACCCTCGCTACGAATCAACTGACACCAATCCTGGCAGAATGCTCAGCACTATACTAACAAACTGGTCTGCCTTGGTTGCCCCAAACCCCTGATCTTCTTTTTGACGAAGTCGATATGCTTGTAGATCAAACCCTCATCAATTTCCTTCGCCAACTGTAAACTATGGTCGAAATGACCCAACAGTCCGGTCCATGTGATCCACGAGCACGGAAAAAGATGATCCAGGTCTCCGGGATGAGATCCACCCCGGAGACCATTTTAAATCGCGAATTATTAAATGACACTCTTGCGTTTACGCATAGATTTTTCTCCCCGGATATTGACGGTATAAGAATTATGAACTGTCCGGTCGAGAATAGCGTCAGCAATGGGAACAGAGCCAATCTTTCCATGCCAGCCGCATGGTTCTACCTGGCTTGTGAATATGGTGGAATTATTGGAACAGCGGGACTCAACTACTTCAAGAAGGTCCCGGCTTTCAGTTTCAGAAAGGGGGGTCAACAGCCATTTGTCCAGAATGAGCAGGTCGTTTTTTTTATAAACCTGTATTATTTTGGGAAACACCCCTTCGCCCCGCGCAACGGCAAGGTCATCCAGCAATTCAGGCAAGCGGATGTACTTCACGGAATAGAAACTACGGCCTATGGACGCAAGTCATATTTTAGGATGGTCGTTTTTGCTTGCGGATCACTCTCCGTATAGGTGGATCATTTTGGGCCGGACTGCTGGATCACTTGCGCCGGATCGGTGGGTCTAAATCGCCATAGTTTACAATAATATTTTTGCAATGTTTTCAAACAAATTTTAGGGCAAATGGTACATAACAATTAGCTGTATTCATTGACATCTGTGGATCATTCTTTTTTTGGATAAAATAGCAAATATTTCCGACTACGCTCAACTGCGCACTTTTTAAAAAAATGCGCAGTTAAGCGTAGTCATTCTGCTATTTATATTTTATAAATTTATTACTCCTATTAACAATAAATGTTCCATTGTATATTATTACAGGAATGAGCGTGCCGTAGCATAAAAAAAACCTCATGCAAATCCTTGCATGAGGTTTTTCTTTAGAAGGTGCTTCTTTAATTAGAATGCATATCCCATGCCGAAGGCAACAACAAAATTGACTCCAACTTTAAACTCGCCATTTCCCGCGTATGTAAATCCCGATGTAGAATAGTCTTTTTTACCGAGAACTATGGGAATACCTATTTTCGGTTCAATAAAGAAACCGCCGGGACTTCCTACGTCAATTTTCCAGCCAATACCCGGATCAACTAAAAATCCGCTGGTTGAATATACCCAGGAATATGTATACCCACCAGCGTCAACATCTTCAGTGCCTGTTATTGTTCCAAATCCTAAACCGAGTTTAGCATAAAAAACACCCTTAAAAGGATAAAATTTTGCGTTTGCTTCTACTGCAAAACTGTTCCAAAAAAAGAAAAGTGAATTGTAGTATACTTCACCCCCGACTGAAATTGAAGGCGTAAGAACCCTTTCATATCCAACACCAGCACCGAGTAGGCCGATTTGCCCGGAAATCCAATTGTTTTGCGCACTCGCAGTGCCTACACCCATAACTGCCAGCAACACGCTGAGCATGATGATAAACTTGTAGTTTTTCATAAACTACCCCCTTTAATAATTTTGGGGTTATGTTTTGCAACACACAACCCCCAGCGACACTTCACCATCTCTCTTTATAGTCTCTAAATGAGATGGTTGTCAATAGGACGGATCGGAGGAGGTACAATGTTTATACTATAGATTAAATTCGATAATGCGATTCTGATAAATGATGAAGATGCATAAGCAAAAAAGATGCCGTAAAAACAAAAAGAAGGGGCTGCCCTTTCTTCATGGACAGCCCCAATTTTTAACTCCGGGTTTCAGATATACTGCACGTCACCGGAACCCGCTCCTTTTTTTGCCTCTTTATAAATTCTTATATTGAGGACTTTGTTTAACCGATAGCTGCTGAGCCGGTTTCACCGGTTCTGATTCGTATGCACTCCTCGACGGGTAGTACGAAGATTTTTCCATCCCCGATTTCCCCGCTGCGGGCGCCCCGGATAATGGCATCGATGGTGGGTTTGACAAAGTTGTCATTCACCGCGATTTCGATGCGTACCTTTTTAAGAAGGTTAACTTCCAATTCTACGCCCCGGTACTGTTCGGTATAACCCTTCTGCTGTCCGCAGCCCATAGCATTGGTTACTGAAATCTTGAAAACTTCAGCCTTAAAAAGTTCCTGTTTTACCTCATTCAGCATATGAGGCTGTACGTACGCAATAATTAATTTCATTCTTCTGCCTCCTTACATGTTGCTGAAGATCTGGAAGCCCGTGTAGGCTTCTGATTTGTGTTCGGAAAGGTCAAGACCTACCATTTCTTCCTTGGGGCTGACCCTGAGACCGACAACGGCCTTGATTGCCAAGAAGAGGATGAGGCTTGTGATAGCTGCCCATGCGCCGACAGATACAACGCCTACTGCCTGAATACCAAGCTGGGCAAAACCGCCGCCATGGAGAATGCCGACAACGCCGTCATCAGGAGCATTTGCCCAGATACCTACAGCCAAGGTTCCGAAAATACCGCACACAAGGTGGACTGAGGCAGCGCCAACCGGGTCGTCTATCTTGAGTACCTTGTCGATGAACTCAACAGCCAGCACAACCAGCACGCCGCCGATAAGGCCGATGATGATGGAAGCGCCAGGGCTTACAACCGCGCAAGGGGCGGTGATGGCCACGAGACCTGCAAGCAGACCGTTGAGGGTCATGGAGCAGTCGGGCTTTTTGAACCATATCCAGGAGAAGACGAGAGCGCCAACTGCGCCGGCAGAAGCAGCCAGACAGGTAGTTACTGCAACCCGGGCGATGTTAAGACCGCTCCAGATACCGCCTTCGCCGATAGTGGCAATGCCGGTGGACGCGCCGTTAAATCCGAACCATCCGAAGAACAGCAAGAGCACACCCAAAGCCGCATAAGGGATGTTATGCCCGGGGAATGCCTTGACCGTTACCGTACCGTCAGCGCCTTTCACGTATTTTCCAATACGGGGGCCGAGAACCGCAGCGCCCATAAGAGCCGCCCAACCGCCCACAGAGTGGACAACAGTGGAACCGGCAAAATCATGGAAGCCCAGATTGGCGAGCCAGCCGCCGCCCCAGACCCAGTGGCCCGAGATGGGGTAGATGAAGGCGGAAATAAAACAGGTGTAGATCAGATAGGACTTGAACTTGGTCCTTTCAGCCATAGCGCCCGAAACAATGGTAGCGGCAGTAGCGGCAAACACAACCTGGAAGAACCAGGATTTGTAGAAATTCCCGCTTTCCATATCCAGAAGCATTGGGCCGTTGAAGAACTGATCGGTACCAATGAGTCCTCCCGCAGAAGTCCCGTACATGAAACCCCAGCCAACAGCCCAGTACACAATGGCTCCAAAACAGAAATCCATCACGTTTTTCATGGTGATATTGGTGGCATTTTTTGCACGAGTCAAACCGGTCTCAACCAAGGCAAAACCAGCCTGCATAATAAAGACCAGAATGGACCCGATAAAGAGCCAAACTACATCCAGGGAAAACCCCAGAGTTTCAAGGGTCTCCTGGGCAAAGAGGGCGGCAACGCCCCCAACCCCAAGAAGCACAGCTACAATAAGCAATTTTTTTCGCACTTTTGTATCCTCCTAAAGAATGTTATCTATATATTTAGCAAAAATCGTGCCAAGATCATCATAAAAAGCGACATTTATGAATAAATCGCACAAATTGTACCCAAAAGAGCAAACCAAGAGAAAATCGGCATAATTTGGAGGTCTTTGAATACAAAACGATGAGACAGATCATTACAGAAAAAAGGGGAAATTGCGAAATACCGCAAGGTTTTCAAGTTTTTCTGGAAAATTTCTACAATTATGTAGAAATGGGGGAAATATCCTACATTCTTGTAGCTCTATAAAGCCGCCAATTGATGCCATAATGGTGGACCCGGAGACCCATCTGTCGCTCGGTAACGCCCAAACGCCGGGCAGCAGCAGCCATGTTGCCATCGGCTATCTTCAGGGCTTCAACAATAAGCTCTTTCTCAAGCCGCGAAAGAGCCGCTTCCAGGGTGGTAGTGGGTTCGGTATTGGTAGAGGCTGCGGACTGGAGGCTTGGGGGCAGATTGTAGGAATGGACAACCGAATCCTGGGAAAGAATAACCGCACGTTCCATGCAATTTTCAAGCTCACGGACATTGCCGGGCCAGGAATAGCTGGTGAGGAGATCGATGGCCGGAGTGGAGATGCGCTTGATGAGCTTGCCGTTCTTTTCCGCATATTTCTCGGCGAAATGATCAGCCAGAAGCACGATATCGCTTTTCCGCTCCCGCAAGGGCGGAATATGGAGGGGAAAGACATTCAATCTATAGTAGAGATCCTCGCGGAAACGGGCGGATTTGACCTCTTCCTCCAGGTTCCGGTTGGTAGCGGCCACAAGGCGCACATCCACCTTGATAGTCTGGGTACCCCCCACCCTTTCAAGCTCCCTTTCCTGGAGTACCCTGAGGAGTTTTACCTGGATTTGCGGGGGAAGCTCGCCTATCTCGTCTAAAAATATGGTTCCCCGGTTGGCAAGCTCAAAGCGCCCCTTGCGCTGGCTCACTGCGCCGGTAAAAGCCCCTCTCTCATGGCCGAAAAGCTCGCTTTCTATGATGGACTCCGGAAGGGCAGCGCAATTTATCTTGATCAGGGGCGCCCCTACCCGCTTGGAAAGGCGGTGTATCTCGGCAGCGACCAGCTCCTTGCCGGTACCGCTCTCCCCGGTGATGAGCACCGTCGCATCGCTGGGCGAAACCTGAAGGAGCATCTCATAAAGGCTCCGCATGGATTTGTCAGTGCCGATGATGTCGCTGCCGGCAGCTATGCGACCGCCACCCTGGGCCTTTGCCGATCTATCCTCGTTCAGCCGGTCATCCGGAACCTTTTCGCTGCGGTAGCGGAACTGCTCTTCCATAATCCGTTCCCGGAGCTTGGCAGAGTCCGCTATTATAGAAGAAACCTTCTCGAGAAAGGTCTTGTCCTGGGCCATCTTTGCTGAACGATCGTCGTCCTGTATGCGCCGTTCGGCATTGAGGGTGCCGATGACCGAACCGCCCGAACGTATGGGCACGCAATAATAAGTAAGGCCAACCATGTCTTCCCTGGTACGGTTCCGGGAACGGTTTAAAAAGTGGGTTTCCCTGGAAAGATCCGGGACGATGATGGCTATGCCCGATTCAAAGACCCTGCCAACGAGTCCTTCGCCCAGCCGGTATATGCCACGGGCTTTTTCCTCAGCCGTGAGTCCGTAGGCCTCTTCGATTTTGAGAAGCCCTGTGGCCCGGTCAAGGAGGGTTACCATGCCCCAGGTGAGGCCGGCCCTGGTTTCCATCAGGCTTAGGAGAGGCCCCAGGGCGGTTCGCAGCTCCACATGCTTGTCGAAGGTTCTAGCTATATCAAAGAGTAGCTCCAATTCCTCCATTTCGTGGGACGAAGAATCCATAAAAAAAGGGTACTACATTTTTGTAGGAATTGACTAGAGGGAAAATCTGTGGTATAAAGGCTGATAGAAGCGACACTAGCTCATCCGGATAGAGCAACGGCCTTCTAAGCCGTAGGTGGGCCGTTCGAGTCGGCCGTGTCGCAAAGGATTTTCCCAAGGGAAAATCCGTGGATTGGATATACATTTTTGTGAGGTTGCTATGAAAAAAATTGTTGTTCTGCTGACTGCGATTATCATTGCGATAATTGCTGTAGCCTGCGCTACCAATCCCCTTACCGGGAAAACCACCATGGCTTTTGTAGACAATAGCCAGCTCTTCCCTTCTTCGTTCCAGCAGTACGATGAAGTCCTGAACGAGAGCCAGGTGGTTACCGGAACTGCGGCTGCGCTTATGGTTGACCGGGTGGGCGCCAGGCTCAAGGAAGCTGCTGAAAAGTGGCTCGCTTCAGAAGGCCAAAGCAGCTACCTGGCTGGCTACGCATGGGAATACCACCTTGTGCAGGATGATCAGGTTAATGCCTGGTGCATGCCCGGGGGAAAGATAGTGGTCTACACAGGGATACTCCCTGTTACCAAAGATGAGACCGGACTTGCGGTAGTCCTGGGGCACGAAATTTCCCATGCCCTCCTCAACCACGGCCAGCAGCGCATGAGCGCCGATGTGCTTAGCCAGTTAGGCGCTTCGGGCTTGAACATCGTGACCGGCGGAAGATCGCCGGAAACCCAGGCCCTGGCCATGACCGCTTATGGCGTAGGTTCCCAGCTTTTCGGCACCCTGCCTTTCTCAAGGAAACACGAAAGCGAGGCGGATCATTACGGCCTGCTCCTCATGGCAATTGCGGGGTACAGCCCGGACGCAGCTGTCCCCTTCTGGGAAAGGATGGCGGCCATGGGGGGCGGGGGCACGCCCGAATTCCTCAGCACCCACCCATCGGATGCTACCAGGATCAATCAACTTCGGGACTGGATCCCCGAGGCCAAGAGCAAAGCCGCCCAATTCGGTGTGAATTATTGATATGCACGAATTTATACCCCAGGGAACCTGTTCATCAAAAATTTTATTTGACATACAGGATGGCAAAGTCAAAAACCTTCATTTTGAAGATGGCTGCGATGGGAATCTTAAAGCCTTGTCCATATTAGCCGATGGCATGGAGGCCGGGGAACTTGTAAAAAAGCTCAAGGGCCTTGAATGCGAAGACAAAGGCACATCCTGCGCGGATCAGCTTGCGCGGGCATTGGAAAAATATTCTAATGGGGCTTTTGCTAATAGCTGAACCGGGAATGGAAAATTCTCTGTCAGCCTCTAAAATTCGCTTCTTCTTCTTGACCAAGATGAGATAAAGTGTTATTTATGACAAATAGATTCGAATGATGAATTCGGGAGAGAACAAGGGCTGTCCGGCTTGGGCCGGCGCTTCAGTCGCCGAAGGGGCAAACGCGTAAAACTCTCAGGCAAAAGTACCGAATTCTGACGAAACTCCGAAAAGCGAAGCTGTTCTATAAAGAAGCGCCGGCTTTTGAAAAAACAGCAAAGCACCGAAGAGGCAATTTCCCGTCCCACTGCGGATAAGGAAAGAATCTTTCAGGTTAAAGACGGAGCGCATGCCGGGAAACCGGGACTTGGGGCTTATGCTTCGAGGGATGCGCTGTCTGCCTGAAGGAGGCCGAATTGGAAAAGAAAACTCCCTTATATCCATGGCATGAATCTCACGGAGGAAGGATAGTCCCCTTTGCGAGTTATCTTTTGCCCGTCCAGTATGAAAGCGGCGTCATAGCCGAGCACAATGCTGTCCGCGAAAAAGCCGGCCTCTTCGATGTTTCCCATATGGGTGAATTTGCCATTGCCGGCAAGGCTGCCCTCGAAGCCCTGCAGAAAATCCTCACCAACGATTTCACGAACATGGCCATAGGCCGGGTGCGCTACTCCCTGATGTGTAATGAGCAAGGCTGCATCATCGACGATCTGGTGGTCTGCAAGATGGACGAAGGCCGCTATATGCTGGTGGTCAATGCGGCCAACCGCGACAAGGATGCGGCCTGGATTAAAACCAAGCTTAAAGAAATTAAATTAGACGGCGCTTCCTTCGAAGATGTCTCCGACAAGTTTGCGCAAATCGCCCTGCAAGGGCCTCTGGCGCCTGCCATACTCTCTTCCCTATCAAACACAATCCCCGAAAAATATTACACCCTTATCGAAAGGGGCAGTGTTGCGGGCATTGACTGCATTGTTTCCCGCACAGGCTACACCGGCGAAACAGGTTTTGAGCTCTATTGCAAGCCCGATGATGCCATTGCACTTTGGGAAAAAATCATGCAAGCAGGAAAAAATTCCGGCTTGATTCCCTGCGGCCTGGGCGCGAGGGATACCTTGCGGCTCGAGGCTTCCATGCCCCTCTATGGCCATGAAATGGACGAAACCATTACTCCCTTTGAAGCAGGGCTTGCTTCGGCAGTAAAAATGAACAAAGATTTTTTCATTGGCAAGGAAGGGCTCACGGGAAAAGAGAAGCCAGGCCGCATACGCACAGGGCTTAAAATAATAGACAGAGGAATAGCCCGGGAAAACTGCCCGGTGTCGGTCAATGGCAAAAACGTTGGAAAAACAACATCAGGGACTTTCTGCCCCCATCTCAAGGCGGCTATGGCCATGGCCCTTTTGGATACGAGTATTGCTGCTCCCGGAAATATCGTAGATGTGGATGTACGGGGCAGGATCATAAAAGCCGAAACCTGCGCCTTGCCTTTTTCTTTGATTTAAGTGCAATAATACCATATTGGAGGATAATTATGGATGTGCCAGAGAATTTGAAGTTTACCAAATCCCACGAATGGGTAAAATCCCTTGAAGGGGGAATCGTAGAAATCGGCCTTACCGATTTTGCCCAATCCGAGCTTGGCGATATCGTATTCGTCAACCTGCCCAAGGCAGGGGATGTATTGAAAGCCGGGACTTCCTTTGCCGATGTGGAATCGGTAAAAGCGGTGTCCGATATTTACAGCCCCTTGAACGGAACCGTAAAGGAAGCCAACCAACAGGTGCTGGATCACCCCGAATCAATCAATTCCGCCCCTTACGAGGCCTGGCTCATAAGAGCCCAGGGGGATATTCCCGCAGGGGGATTGCTCTCCCCTGCCGAATACAAAGCCCTTCTGGGCTAAGGCAAGTTCATGGGCTCATATATACCGAATACCGAAACTGATCGGAGCGAAATGCTTGCCGCCATGGGGCGGAAATCCATCGATGAATTATTCGCCAACATACCCGAAAATGTCAGGATAAAAGATTTAAACATTCCCAAAGGCATGGCGGAACTTGATGTGACACGGGCAATTGCTTCTTTGGCAGGGGAAAATAAAATTTTTTCTGTCGTTTTTCGGGGAGCCGGGGCGTATAAACATTATATCCCTGCGGCGGTTAAGCGTATTACTGCTAATGAAACATTTACCACTGCGTACACCCCTTATCAGGCAGAAATAAGCCAGGGTATACTCCAGTCAATTTTCGAGTATCAGACCATGATCTGCGAACTCACAGGCATGGATGCGGCCAATGCCTCTGTGTACGATGGCGCCAGCGCTGCTGCCGAAGCAATGAATATGTGCAGGGACAGGGGAAAGAACAACATCTATGTTTCCGGGACTGCCCATCCCCAGGTGATAGAAACTATCCGTACCTACTGCTTTGGCTATGGCATCCCCGTCATCATGATTCCGAAAAACACAGACGGGAAGACAGATTTGACAGCCCTTAAAAATCTTCTTGCAGATGACAAGGCAGCTGCCGGTATCTATATTCAAAGCCCCAATTTCTTTGGCCTTGTTGAGGACATTCCCGGCGCTTCAGAAATCGCCCATGCCAATGGCGCGCTTTTGGCAACAGGGGTAAACCCCATCTCCCTGGGGCTTCTGGAAAGCCCCGGCGCATTGGGCGCCGACATTGCCCTTGGCGAGGGTCAGCCCCTAGGAATGCCCCTGGCCTGGGGCGGACCCTACCTGGGTTTCATTGCCTGCAAGAACAGCCTGATGCGAAAACTCCCTGGGAGGATCGTGGGCGAGACCACCGACACTAAAGGCGAACGCGCTTTTGTCCTTACCCTTCAGGCAAGGGAGCAGCACATACGCCGCGAGAAAGCCTCCAGCAATATCTGTTCCAACGAAGCCCACTGCGCCCTGACCGCAGCGGTTTATCTTTCGGTTATGGGCGAAGAAGGTTTTGCCGAGGCTGCCCGCCAATGCCATTCCAAGGCAATTTATACAGCAAAACAAATCTCGGCTATTTCGGGGTATTCTCTCGTCTACGATGGCGAATTCTTCAATGAATTTGTTACCCAATGCCCGGATACGGAAAAAGCCCTCAAGGTTTTGGAAAAAGACGGCATACTGGGGGGTTATCCCCTTGGCAAAAGCCAATTGCTTTGGTGCGTTACAGAACTTAACACCAAAGATGAAATTGACAGAATGGCATGCATATTGAAGGAAGCCACCTTATGAAACTGATATTCGAAAAAAGCAGACCCGGAAGAGGCTGCAGCATACTGCCCCCCTGTGATGTGCCTGAAGCATCAATCCCACAAAGCCTTGCAAGAAAGAAACCAGCCGGTCTCCCCTGTCTTGATGAAAATGAAATTTCCCGCCATTACAGCACCTTGGCAAAACGCAGCTTTGGTGTTAATGACGGATTCTATCCACTTGGCTCATGCACCATGAAGTACAACCCCAAGGTCAATGAAGAGCTTGCCCGCCTTCCCGGCTTTACCGATATACACCCCCTGCAGGATGCATGCACGGTACAGGGCTGCCTCAGGATCTTGGATCTGGCGGCCTCTTATCTCAATGAAATTTCCGGCATGGATGCCATGAGTTTTCAGCCCGCAGCAGGCGCCCATGGCGAATTGACGGGCCTTCTCCTCTTCAAACGCTATCATCAAAGCCGGGGGGACAGTGCCAGGACAAAGATAATCATTCCCGACAGCGCCCATGGCACAAATCCTGCAAGCGCCGCCATGGCAGGATTCGAAGTAGTAAACATACCTTCCGGTGCAGACGGTTGTGTCGATCTTGCAGCATTAAAGGCCGTACTCGGCCCTGATACCGCAGGCCTCATGCTTACCAATCCCAACACGGTGGGGATATTCGATCCCAATATTACTGAAATCACCCGCCTTGTTCATGAAGCAGGGGGGCTCAATTATTATGACGGCGCCAATCTCAATGCCATCATGGGCATAGTCCGTCCCGGAGACATGGGTTTTGACGTGGTGCACCTTAATCTCCACAAATCTTTTTCCACCCCCCATGGAGGCGGAGGCCCAGGCTCGGGCGCAGTAGGCTGCGAGAAAAACCTTGCCCCCTTCCTGCCCCGCTCGGGAACAGAGCTTGAAGTTGCAGGTCAAGCCCAGAGCATAGGCAGGGTACGGGCATTCAACGGAAATTTCCTCATTGTAGTCAGGGCCGCGGCCTATC is drawn from Leadbettera azotonutricia ZAS-9 and contains these coding sequences:
- a CDS encoding ATP-binding protein, whose protein sequence is MGRSFYSVKYIRLPELLDDLAVARGEGVFPKIIQVYKKNDLLILDKWLLTPLSETESRDLLEVVESRCSNNSTIFTSQVEPCGWHGKIGSVPIADAILDRTVHNSYTVNIRGEKSMRKRKSVI
- a CDS encoding P-II family nitrogen regulator, translating into MKLIIAYVQPHMLNEVKQELFKAEVFKISVTNAMGCGQQKGYTEQYRGVELEVNLLKKVRIEIAVNDNFVKPTIDAIIRGARSGEIGDGKIFVLPVEECIRIRTGETGSAAIG
- a CDS encoding ammonium transporter — protein: MRKKLLIVAVLLGVGGVAALFAQETLETLGFSLDVVWLFIGSILVFIMQAGFALVETGLTRAKNATNITMKNVMDFCFGAIVYWAVGWGFMYGTSAGGLIGTDQFFNGPMLLDMESGNFYKSWFFQVVFAATAATIVSGAMAERTKFKSYLIYTCFISAFIYPISGHWVWGGGWLANLGFHDFAGSTVVHSVGGWAALMGAAVLGPRIGKYVKGADGTVTVKAFPGHNIPYAALGVLLLFFGWFGFNGASTGIATIGEGGIWSGLNIARVAVTTCLAASAGAVGALVFSWIWFKKPDCSMTLNGLLAGLVAITAPCAVVSPGASIIIGLIGGVLVVLAVEFIDKVLKIDDPVGAASVHLVCGIFGTLAVGIWANAPDDGVVGILHGGGFAQLGIQAVGVVSVGAWAAITSLILFLAIKAVVGLRVSPKEEMVGLDLSEHKSEAYTGFQIFSNM
- a CDS encoding sigma-54-dependent Fis family transcriptional regulator, producing the protein MDSSSHEMEELELLFDIARTFDKHVELRTALGPLLSLMETRAGLTWGMVTLLDRATGLLKIEEAYGLTAEEKARGIYRLGEGLVGRVFESGIAIIVPDLSRETHFLNRSRNRTREDMVGLTYYCVPIRSGGSVIGTLNAERRIQDDDRSAKMAQDKTFLEKVSSIIADSAKLRERIMEEQFRYRSEKVPDDRLNEDRSAKAQGGGRIAAGSDIIGTDKSMRSLYEMLLQVSPSDATVLITGESGTGKELVAAEIHRLSKRVGAPLIKINCAALPESIIESELFGHERGAFTGAVSQRKGRFELANRGTIFLDEIGELPPQIQVKLLRVLQERELERVGGTQTIKVDVRLVAATNRNLEEEVKSARFREDLYYRLNVFPLHIPPLRERKSDIVLLADHFAEKYAEKNGKLIKRISTPAIDLLTSYSWPGNVRELENCMERAVILSQDSVVHSYNLPPSLQSAASTNTEPTTTLEAALSRLEKELIVEALKIADGNMAAAARRLGVTERQMGLRVHHYGINWRLYRATRM
- a CDS encoding M48 family metallopeptidase, which gives rise to MKKIVVLLTAIIIAIIAVACATNPLTGKTTMAFVDNSQLFPSSFQQYDEVLNESQVVTGTAAALMVDRVGARLKEAAEKWLASEGQSSYLAGYAWEYHLVQDDQVNAWCMPGGKIVVYTGILPVTKDETGLAVVLGHEISHALLNHGQQRMSADVLSQLGASGLNIVTGGRSPETQALAMTAYGVGSQLFGTLPFSRKHESEADHYGLLLMAIAGYSPDAAVPFWERMAAMGGGGTPEFLSTHPSDATRINQLRDWIPEAKSKAAQFGVNY
- a CDS encoding TIGR03905 family TSCPD domain-containing protein, with translation MHEFIPQGTCSSKILFDIQDGKVKNLHFEDGCDGNLKALSILADGMEAGELVKKLKGLECEDKGTSCADQLARALEKYSNGAFANS
- the gcvT gene encoding glycine cleavage system aminomethyltransferase GcvT, with amino-acid sequence MEKKTPLYPWHESHGGRIVPFASYLLPVQYESGVIAEHNAVREKAGLFDVSHMGEFAIAGKAALEALQKILTNDFTNMAIGRVRYSLMCNEQGCIIDDLVVCKMDEGRYMLVVNAANRDKDAAWIKTKLKEIKLDGASFEDVSDKFAQIALQGPLAPAILSSLSNTIPEKYYTLIERGSVAGIDCIVSRTGYTGETGFELYCKPDDAIALWEKIMQAGKNSGLIPCGLGARDTLRLEASMPLYGHEMDETITPFEAGLASAVKMNKDFFIGKEGLTGKEKPGRIRTGLKIIDRGIARENCPVSVNGKNVGKTTSGTFCPHLKAAMAMALLDTSIAAPGNIVDVDVRGRIIKAETCALPFSLI
- the gcvH gene encoding glycine cleavage system protein GcvH, encoding MDVPENLKFTKSHEWVKSLEGGIVEIGLTDFAQSELGDIVFVNLPKAGDVLKAGTSFADVESVKAVSDIYSPLNGTVKEANQQVLDHPESINSAPYEAWLIRAQGDIPAGGLLSPAEYKALLG
- the gcvPA gene encoding aminomethyl-transferring glycine dehydrogenase subunit GcvPA, translating into MGSYIPNTETDRSEMLAAMGRKSIDELFANIPENVRIKDLNIPKGMAELDVTRAIASLAGENKIFSVVFRGAGAYKHYIPAAVKRITANETFTTAYTPYQAEISQGILQSIFEYQTMICELTGMDAANASVYDGASAAAEAMNMCRDRGKNNIYVSGTAHPQVIETIRTYCFGYGIPVIMIPKNTDGKTDLTALKNLLADDKAAAGIYIQSPNFFGLVEDIPGASEIAHANGALLATGVNPISLGLLESPGALGADIALGEGQPLGMPLAWGGPYLGFIACKNSLMRKLPGRIVGETTDTKGERAFVLTLQAREQHIRREKASSNICSNEAHCALTAAVYLSVMGEEGFAEAARQCHSKAIYTAKQISAISGYSLVYDGEFFNEFVTQCPDTEKALKVLEKDGILGGYPLGKSQLLWCVTELNTKDEIDRMACILKEATL
- the gcvPB gene encoding aminomethyl-transferring glycine dehydrogenase subunit GcvPB, translated to MKLIFEKSRPGRGCSILPPCDVPEASIPQSLARKKPAGLPCLDENEISRHYSTLAKRSFGVNDGFYPLGSCTMKYNPKVNEELARLPGFTDIHPLQDACTVQGCLRILDLAASYLNEISGMDAMSFQPAAGAHGELTGLLLFKRYHQSRGDSARTKIIIPDSAHGTNPASAAMAGFEVVNIPSGADGCVDLAALKAVLGPDTAGLMLTNPNTVGIFDPNITEITRLVHEAGGLNYYDGANLNAIMGIVRPGDMGFDVVHLNLHKSFSTPHGGGGPGSGAVGCEKNLAPFLPRSGTELEVAGQAQSIGRVRAFNGNFLIVVRAAAYLLTLGKEGIPDVAKNAVLNANYLMEKIRGKFPPAYEGPCMHEFVISVEKLKETHGVSALDIAKALQDRGMHPPTIYFPLIVHEALMVEPTETESKETLDDAARTFLSLFDEAEKHPESLHAAPMNSAIGRPDDVKAARQPVLRFRC